A single region of the Manihot esculenta cultivar AM560-2 chromosome 12, M.esculenta_v8, whole genome shotgun sequence genome encodes:
- the LOC110628582 gene encoding PLAT domain-containing protein 3, whose translation MTMNTRLASFLLLLTVSTAVVADKHDCVYTIYVKTALLINAGTDSIISVTLYNAKGKYVEISNLESWGGLRGPDHDYFKRGNLDIFSGKGPCLHSPVCALNLTSDASGTNPDWYCEYVEVTTTDVHEICSKQMFTIDEWLSRKEEPKELTVIRNNCASKANDLKGCDEVKVKSAIM comes from the exons ATGACAATGAACACTCGTCTTGCCtcttttctccttctccttacAGTCTCCACCGCCGTCGTTGCT GATAAGCATGACTGCGTGTACACGATATATGTAAAGACTGCGTTGCTCATCAATGCAGGGACAGACTCCATCATCAGTGTCACGCTCTACAACGCCAAGGGCAAGTATGTGGAGATTTCAAATCTGGAGTCATGGGGCGGCCTGCGGGGGCCTGACCACGATTATTTCAAGAGAGGAAATTTAGATATTTTCAGCGGAAAAGGACCCTGCCTACACTCTCCAGTCTGCGCCTTGAATTTAACCTCTGATGCAAGCGGAACGAATCCTGACTGGTACTGTGAGTACGTTGAGGTGACAACCACTGACGTTCATGAGATTTGCTCGAAGCAGATGTTCACGATAGATGAGTGGCTGTCCCGTAAAGAGGAGCCTAAAGAGTTAACGGTCATTAGGAACAACTGTGCATCAAAAGCCAATGATCTCAAAGGTTGTGATGAGGTCAAAGTCAAATCTGCTATCATGTGA